The following nucleotide sequence is from Carassius gibelio isolate Cgi1373 ecotype wild population from Czech Republic chromosome A24, carGib1.2-hapl.c, whole genome shotgun sequence.
ataaataaaggtgacttgactaataCTTTCTTGTTGTAAACATGTAAATACTCTaagatactctttttttttttttttttttttttttttttttttatataatatataggcATGTCacaacaaaagcataaaaaaaaaaaaaaaaaatattccgcTTTAATTCATTTGTAAACACTCATCCGGTTAAAACCACTTCCCATTCTGGGACTGCAAGATGTCACATCCAATAAAATACTGTTGCATGTAAGCAGCAAAAGATGTCAAAGTTACATTTACGGTACGCAGCACAGCTGGAATACACAATATGTTTCTGTTTCCAACAACACttgttttttctctcttaatTTAATAGCTCCAAATAAGTAATAGGCACTTTTCCCTTCTGATTCCCACGTTCacccatcagccaatcagagtccaTGCCTGGAACGCTGCTCACCATGATCACCTGAAATATAAGACAAGTTAATGATAATTCAAACCACAAGCCTGTCGAATGAAAATTGGCCGCCCACCTCATCGGCCAATAAGGAGAGCTCGTTGCTGCCTGCAGCATCATAATCGTACAGCACCCGTGCTTTACGGCTCCCGCTGAAGTTTTGCAGCTCGGTGAAACCTGAAGATGCATTGGTTGTGGTGGCAGGAAGAGGGGCTGAGAGCGGCAGGATGGGTACGGAGATACTGGCTGCGGCGCTGGCTGTTGACTGGTTGTTGTTGGAAGAGAAAGCCGAAGGGAAGCTGGAGGGGGAAAGAAAGTCCAGATgagttatataattatttaaattattataaaaagaaaaaaatatacactgattaaaaaaatggCTTACCTTCCCAACTGCTTTTGGAGGTCGACCATGTACTGGTAACACTGGGCGTAATAGGTCATCTGCGCCTCCACAAAGTCATTGAGACAGCGGAGATGATGGGCCTGGGACAAAAACAAGGTTTGGAGAGAGATTATATGGTTTGTTATAGATCAGACCTTAGGACTGTTGAAAAAAACTGAAGGGTTGTGAGAATTGAATTGGCAGGTGGCCCAGTGGGCGGCAGGTTTTCAGATGAGCTCACATGCGTACTGCTGATTCCTTCCAGAAGAAGCCTGGTGATCTCTGCCTGTCTGTCAAACTCACTCTGTGTCATCTTCAGATCCTGCTCggcctgaaagagagagagatagtcaGGGAATGTTTCGCTTGTGGATAATGCAAGTTTCATCACAACTTAAAAGGCCACACATTGTTTAAAAAGAACAAAGCAAGTGGGAATTGAACAAATAGCCAGTGCATTTTCATAGACCTTGTTGACAGGTTTTAAAGAGAAAACCAATCTTCAGGAGTCTGCTAGCGATGTGCAAAAACGATGTATTTTCACAATCAACTAGTTGACAGAGGTTGCAGTCAGCTAGTTGATAATAAGGAAGCTCGGTATAAATCCTCTTAGAGAAGTTGTATCTCTAACCCGTGTCCAAATATGTGTACTTCCTTAGTATGTGAAAAGCAGTATGTCAAAATGAGTAGTATTTAAACACGCATTTTAAGTAAGTGGAAAAACGCAGATGACACTTTACTTCCGCAATAATATGGGAAATGTGGGGGATTTTGGACGtagaattttgaattattaactaacagaatatttaaataatactggTGAGGTCAAAAgtaattaaagttaaaataattatatatatacagtacagaccaaaagtttggacacaccttctcattcaaagagttttctttattttcatgacgatgaaaattgtagagtcacactgaaggcatcaagggctatttgagcaagaaggagagtgatggggtgctgcgccagatgacctggcctccacagtcaccggacctgaacccagtcgagatggtttaggggtgagctggaccacagacagaagccaaaagggccaacaagtgctaagcatctctgggaactccttcaagactgttgaagaccatttcaggtgactacctcttgaagctcatcaagagaacgccaagagtgtgcaaagcagtaatcaaagcaaaaggtggctactttgaagaacctacaatatgacatattttcagttgttacacacttttttttttatgtatataattccatatataattccacatgtgttaattcatagttttgatgccttcagtgtgaatctacaattttcatagttatgaaaataaagaaaactctttgaatgagaaactgtactatatatatatatatgggtcaaagacgttaagatgtccgcatcaagaaaaatgtacaaaagtgtcATTTTGTgtcaatatttatgcaaaaattcaaacaacatgcttattctgacgtgtacatattaaaataactaaatgaataacggagcatactaaatttgattgtgttttaaattagtacaaaattcttactgacaaatgggcaaaacctaggatagtggcaaattttaaaaatgtaaaattacaaatcattagtatttggggtgaaagtaattagtcttttaatatgtcataaatagatttttgtgttaaatatgcttgacaagattgttacactgaatgacattttactgggtgtcttctgtaaatcagggcaaaatgtatgatatttatgttttgctcagaaaaacaaaaacaaaattgcaattaaataaaactgaaaactttttacattttttttttggggggggggggtggactaaaacagtttaaagcagtattacacttttcttttatggttaaacactttttcgtctttgacccatatatatatatatatatatatatatatatatatatatatatatatatatatatatatatatataaatactaacaaaaaaataatcaaattgacaaaaattactaaaacttaaacaaaaatttaaatatacaataataaaaactgaaaatataaataaaaacaattcaaattcaaattattattaacttaaaaaaaatactaaaataatactggtgtggccataaaatattaaaagaaaccTTCAGTAAAGTCAGTGACTTGCAAGATCCTTTGTGATGACCTTGCATCTGCATTTTCAGTTTGCCTTCAGTTAGCAAGCTAACACCTTAGCCTAAGATTACCTAGAATGGGATATTTTTACTGTTTCTGATCAGGAATTTGGGGAATCTTGTATGACACTGGAAACGTAAAATAAAATTGGCAATTATGTGCACACAAAAAACTTAGTGAAAACAAAATTTGGGAAAAGAAACATTAGGCAGTGCAGTCCAACTAGTCTATTTTCCagtttttcactgaagaaagtttTCACATTAGGGCCAAGATTCACAGCTGATCCAAAATGGCAGAACATTCTTCTTACCTTCCTCACTTCCTCTGCCCACATCTGCACAGCATTTGAAAACAGcgataatatacagtatttagaGACAGACCTGCGCGTTAACACTAAACATCCAATAGCAGCTAACATCACGAAGAAAAATTTAGCACAGAAACCCAAGTTTCCACCAAAATACCATAGTTTACTAGTTattgtgattaaaaataaaaaaataaatgacataatgTCCTTCAAATAGACACTTTCAGAGTAATTAAAGTGACGCTAATACCAAGTTAACACAATTGTATCATAGTAATAGTAAATATAACATGATATTTTGTCAAAAACTATGGTTAGCATGATTAAGGATTCAACATAaatcactgctgctgctgcagggAACATTGACTATTTGTAGAAATTACTTGCGAAATTCACAGCGAATCGTGGCAAAACTAAACACTTCCCATTTTAAAAGAGGGCAGCTGTTTGTTAGGGTACTGATGTGTTTAagtgggtgtatgtgtgtgtaggttGAGTGCCGGTCATGAGCAGATCTTGAAGCACTTCTTTACTTCTCTTGTGAAACTGGGGCCAAAGGCGATGAGCAGTTTTGAAATGTCATCACGATGTTGAGCAAACATAGATATCCTCTTTCCAAACTCTATATGCACAAGTAAAAGGGAACCTGGGAACACACACGCTGCTAATATACGGGACAAAAGAGCTTAATCAACAGCTTAAAGAGGAACTAACATGTCTTAAAGGTGGCTCTTCTGAAGCAGAACAGTGCCTGGCACTCGAGTGAAAGACACACAGACCAACCTTCAGCCACTTCACATGGAGGAAATTCACCATGAAGGAGAAATTGGCAACATAGCCAGCGTCCCCTGGTGGAGGGGTAGTTCTGAGGGGCTACTGTGAGCCAATGCAAAACCGAGACAGCGAAGAGCTGCATTCAGAGAAGATGGCAAATGCCGTCTCAGATTACTAGTTGCCTAGGTTGTAGCTTATATTTGTAAAGAAGTTCAATAGGAAAAATCACTGACTGTAAGCCATATTTAAGCAACAATAACTCACCAGAGCTCTGGCATCAGCCATTTTGGCTTTCTTTAGCTTGGTCTTTGCAGCATCAAGGTCCAGTCGTTTGTTTTGAAGCAGTTTGCGCTCTTTCTGTAGAGAAGCAGACGTGTTTGGTGTGTTAGAGAGTAAAATTTTTACTGTTAAGAACTCAGAGATTCTTTAAGATAAACCTCTTGCCGCTTCACATACTTTTGGATGGTCTTTGCACCCTTAACAAAGCAATGAACCATAGGGGTTTTTTTAAGACAGATTGCAGAATTGGTCTTGTCTTTTTTAGTGTATGTGATTCAGATGTATTTAGGTTTTTGTCGTttgaaaggcaaaaaaaaaacattaaatccaATATTTACAAAACTTATCCACatgtggtttaaaaaataaaaatgttatctaTCTCAGttttaatttacagtttaatctcagtataattttcttgttttttaaaagaagactCTTATGCAGTAAAATTCAGTAAAAACCGTAATGttgttaagta
It contains:
- the LOC127946352 gene encoding endophilin-B1-like isoform X1, whose translation is MDFKVKRLAADAGTLFSRAVQFTEEKFGQAEKTELDAHLENLLIRAESTKHWTEKILKQTEVLLQPNPNVRIEEFLYEKLDKKVPTRINNHDLLGQSMIDSGTEFGPGTAYGNALIKCGETEKQIGGAEREFIQSSAINFLTPFRNFLEGDFKTILKERKLLQNKRLDLDAAKTKLKKAKMADARALAEQDLKMTQSEFDRQAEITRLLLEGISSTHAHHLRCLNDFVEAQMTYYAQCYQYMVDLQKQLGSFPSAFSSNNNQSTASAAASISVPILPLSAPLPATTTNASSGFTELQNFSGSRKARVLYDYDAAGSNELSLLADEVIMVSSVPGMDSDWLMGERGNQKGKVPITYLELLN
- the LOC127946352 gene encoding endophilin-B1-like isoform X2, giving the protein MLRADTCRGPGPVFVPVIRSFTEEKFGQAEKTELDAHLENLLIRAESTKHWTEKILKQTEVLLQPNPNVRIEEFLYEKLDKKVPTRINNHDLLGQSMIDSGTEFGPGTAYGNALIKCGETEKQIGGAEREFIQSSAINFLTPFRNFLEGDFKTILKERKLLQNKRLDLDAAKTKLKKAKMADARALAEQDLKMTQSEFDRQAEITRLLLEGISSTHAHHLRCLNDFVEAQMTYYAQCYQYMVDLQKQLGSFPSAFSSNNNQSTASAAASISVPILPLSAPLPATTTNASSGFTELQNFSGSRKARVLYDYDAAGSNELSLLADEVIMVSSVPGMDSDWLMGERGNQKGKVPITYLELLN
- the LOC127946352 gene encoding endophilin-B1-like isoform X4; amino-acid sequence: MDFKVKRLAADAGTLFSRAVQFTEEKFGQAEKTELDAHLENLLIRAESTKHWTEKILKQTEVLLQPNPNVRIEEFLYEKLDKKVPTRINNHDLLGQSMIDSGTEFGPGTAYGNALIKCGETEKQIGGAEREFIQSSAINFLTPFRNFLEGDFKTILKERKLLQNKRLDLDAAKTKLKKAKMADARALPLRTTPPPGDAGYVANFSFMVNFLHVKWLKAEQDLKMTQSEFDRQAEITRLLLEGISSTHAHHLRCLNDFVEAQMTYYAQCYQYMVDLQKQLGSFPSAFSSNNNQSTASAAASISVPILPLSAPLPATTTNASSGFTELQNFSGSRKARVLYDYDAAGSNELSLLADEVIMVSSVPGMDSDWLMGERGNQKGKVPITYLELLN
- the LOC127946352 gene encoding endophilin-B1-like isoform X3, producing MPVIFTEEKFGQAEKTELDAHLENLLIRAESTKHWTEKILKQTEVLLQPNPNVRIEEFLYEKLDKKVPTRINNHDLLGQSMIDSGTEFGPGTAYGNALIKCGETEKQIGGAEREFIQSSAINFLTPFRNFLEGDFKTILKERKLLQNKRLDLDAAKTKLKKAKMADARALAEQDLKMTQSEFDRQAEITRLLLEGISSTHAHHLRCLNDFVEAQMTYYAQCYQYMVDLQKQLGSFPSAFSSNNNQSTASAAASISVPILPLSAPLPATTTNASSGFTELQNFSGSRKARVLYDYDAAGSNELSLLADEVIMVSSVPGMDSDWLMGERGNQKGKVPITYLELLN